In a single window of the Rhineura floridana isolate rRhiFlo1 chromosome 3, rRhiFlo1.hap2, whole genome shotgun sequence genome:
- the CCNI2 gene encoding cyclin-I2 isoform X1 produces the protein MKCTGPSESHKLALALEYALAREAKVWKVPVFHDFTLKGTDISPFYYEKAILWIRELSSLFQFCSETFALAINFLNRLLASVKAQSKYLRCIAIACLVLAAKINEEDEIIPSVKKLAVQSGCKCSPAEIVRMERIILDKLHWDLYTATSMDFLNIFHAMVMSKWPHLLNGVPQRNPSRHVAFLTKQLQHCMAGHQVLQFKGSTLALVIITLELERVTPDWFSVITDLLKKAQIDSTQFIHCKELVDQHLLGFQPSNAVYIFNPANQNIRTHLDKRLPCFYSIAKKRIEINSGARGSGPGPSAFTLLRAKPHEDDMQCDEFYDGFKCLYNEDRIPEAGQTISMGGSDSERQEENNSTCPPLQPAPQID, from the exons ATGAAGTGCACAGGACCTTCAGAGAGCCACAAACTTGCCTTGGCACTAGAGTATGCTCTAGCAAGAGAGGCAAAGGTTTGGAAGGTGCCAGTCTTCCATGATTTTACATTGAAG GGCACGGATATCTCTCCATTTTATTATGAGAAAGCAATTTTGTGGATTCGAGAATTAAGTTCACTGTTTCAGTTTTGCTCTGAAACATTTGCTCTGGCTATCAACTTTTTGAACCGTTTGTTGGCATCAGTGAAG GCACAGTCAAAATACCTCCGATGCATTGCCATAGCCTGCCTGGTTCTTGCAGCAAAGATCAATGAAGAAGACGAG ataATACCATCAGTAAAGAAGCTTGCGGTGCAGAGTGGTTGTAAATGCTCTCCAGCTGAGATTGTGAGAATGGAAAGAATTATACTCGATAAACTTCACTGGGATCTTTACACAGCAACATCAATGGATTTCTTAAACATT TTCCATGCCATGGTGATGTCCAAATGGCCCCATCTACTAAATGGGGTGCCTCAGAGGAATCCTTCCCGCCATGTCGCATTCTTGACCAAACAGCTACAGCACTGTATGGCAGGCCACCAAGTATTGCAGTTTAAGGGCTCCACATTGGCTTTGGTGATCATCACCTTAGAGTTGGAGAGGGTGACTCCTGACTGGTTTTCTGTCATTACTGATCTGCTAAAAAAAGCACAG ATTGACAGTACCCAATTCATCCACTGTAAAGAGCTTGTTGATCAGCATCTCCTGGGCTTCCAACCATCCAATGCTGTCTATATTTTCAACCCTGCAAACCAAAACATCCGAACTCACCTGGACAAAAGGTTACCCTGCTTTTATTCCATAGCGAAGAAAAGAATTGAAATTAACTCAGGAGCCAGAGGCAGTGGGCCAGGCCCATCAGCTTTCACACTTCTCAGAGCAAAACCCCATGAAGATGACATGCAGTGTGATGAATTCTATGATGGATTCAAATGTCTGTACAATGAAGACAGAATCCCAGAAGCTGGACAGACCATCAGTATGGGTGGCAGTGACAGTGAGAGGCAAGAGGAAAATAACAGCACTTGTCCACCATTGCAGCCTGCTCCTCAGATTGATTAA
- the CCNI2 gene encoding cyclin-I2 isoform X2: MKCTGPSESHKLALALEYALAREAKVWKVPVFHDFTLKGTDISPFYYEKAILWIRELSSLFQFCSETFALAINFLNRLLASVKAQSKYLRCIAIACLVLAAKINEEDEIIPSVKKLAVQSGCKCSPAEIVRMERIILDKLHWDLYTATSMDFLNIFHAMVMSKWPHLLNGVPQRNPSRHVAFLTKQLQHCMAGHQVLQFKGSTLALVIITLELERVTPDWFSVITDLLKKAQVLVLP; the protein is encoded by the exons ATGAAGTGCACAGGACCTTCAGAGAGCCACAAACTTGCCTTGGCACTAGAGTATGCTCTAGCAAGAGAGGCAAAGGTTTGGAAGGTGCCAGTCTTCCATGATTTTACATTGAAG GGCACGGATATCTCTCCATTTTATTATGAGAAAGCAATTTTGTGGATTCGAGAATTAAGTTCACTGTTTCAGTTTTGCTCTGAAACATTTGCTCTGGCTATCAACTTTTTGAACCGTTTGTTGGCATCAGTGAAG GCACAGTCAAAATACCTCCGATGCATTGCCATAGCCTGCCTGGTTCTTGCAGCAAAGATCAATGAAGAAGACGAG ataATACCATCAGTAAAGAAGCTTGCGGTGCAGAGTGGTTGTAAATGCTCTCCAGCTGAGATTGTGAGAATGGAAAGAATTATACTCGATAAACTTCACTGGGATCTTTACACAGCAACATCAATGGATTTCTTAAACATT TTCCATGCCATGGTGATGTCCAAATGGCCCCATCTACTAAATGGGGTGCCTCAGAGGAATCCTTCCCGCCATGTCGCATTCTTGACCAAACAGCTACAGCACTGTATGGCAGGCCACCAAGTATTGCAGTTTAAGGGCTCCACATTGGCTTTGGTGATCATCACCTTAGAGTTGGAGAGGGTGACTCCTGACTGGTTTTCTGTCATTACTGATCTGCTAAAAAAAGCACAG GTCCTTGTGCTACCTTAG